One Mucilaginibacter ginkgonis genomic region harbors:
- the nusG gene encoding transcription termination/antitermination protein NusG: MAENLKWYVVRAISGKEKKVKQYLEAEINRLGISHLVPQVLIPTEKYYQMRDGKKIAKERNFFPGYVLIEAALDGELEHVIKNINSVIGFLGDKAGNAIPLRQAEVNRILGKVDEMTTQGETMNVPYYVGENVKVMDGPFNGFSGVIEEVNEEKKKLKVMVKIFGRRTPLELNYMQIEKE; this comes from the coding sequence ATGGCTGAAAATTTAAAATGGTACGTGGTAAGGGCCATCAGCGGTAAAGAAAAAAAGGTAAAGCAATACTTAGAGGCCGAAATTAACCGTTTAGGCATTTCGCATTTAGTGCCCCAGGTATTGATACCTACCGAGAAATATTACCAAATGCGCGATGGGAAAAAGATAGCTAAAGAGCGTAACTTTTTTCCGGGTTATGTGCTGATAGAAGCAGCTTTAGACGGCGAGCTTGAGCACGTGATCAAAAACATTAATAGTGTGATTGGCTTTTTGGGCGATAAGGCAGGTAATGCCATCCCATTACGCCAGGCAGAAGTTAACCGCATTTTAGGTAAGGTTGACGAGATGACCACACAAGGCGAAACCATGAACGTACCATATTATGTTGGCGAAAACGTTAAAGTGATGGACGGTCCTTTCAATGGCTTTAGCGGTGTTATTGAAGAGGTTAACGAAGAGAAAAAGAAACTAAAAGTAATGGTAAAGATATTCGGCCGCCGCACGCCGCTCGAATTGAATTACATGCAGATAGAGAAAGAATAG
- the secE gene encoding preprotein translocase subunit SecE, whose product MANVAEYIKESYIELTQKVTWPTMRELQNSAVLVLVAALIIALVIFGMDQIIGFLVKQFYGSLT is encoded by the coding sequence ATGGCTAACGTAGCTGAGTATATTAAAGAATCATACATAGAGTTAACCCAAAAGGTAACCTGGCCAACCATGCGCGAGCTGCAGAACAGCGCCGTTCTTGTATTGGTTGCAGCCCTGATCATTGCCCTGGTTATTTTTGGCATGGACCAGATCATTGGTTTTTTAGTAAAACAGTTTTACGGTTCACTTACCTAA
- the tuf gene encoding elongation factor Tu, translated as MAKEKFDRSKPHLNIGTIGHVDHGKTTLTAAITKVLSDKGLSEARSFDSIDSAPEEKERGITINTAHVEYSTANRHYAHVDCPGHADYVKNMVTGAAQMDGAILVVASTDGPMPQTREHILLARQVGVPALTVFMNKVDMVDDPELLELVEMEIRELLSFYDFPGDDIPVIQGSALGGLNGETKWVDKIMELMDAVDNYIPIPPRLTDLPFLMPVEDVFSITGRGTVATGRIERGVINSGDPVDILGMGAENLKSTVTGVEMFRKILDRGEAGDNVGLLLRGIEKEAIRRGMVICKPGSVTPHTDFKAEVYVLSKAEGGRHTPFFNRYRPQFYFRTTDVTGEITLADGVEMVMPGDNVTITVALINAIAMEKGLRFAIREGGRTVGAGQVTEILK; from the coding sequence ATGGCAAAAGAAAAATTTGACCGCAGTAAGCCGCACTTAAACATCGGTACTATCGGTCACGTTGACCACGGTAAAACCACTTTAACCGCAGCTATTACAAAAGTATTATCTGATAAAGGTTTATCTGAGGCACGTTCATTCGACTCGATCGACTCTGCTCCTGAAGAGAAAGAGCGTGGTATCACAATCAACACAGCTCACGTTGAGTATTCAACTGCTAACCGTCACTACGCACACGTTGACTGTCCTGGTCACGCGGATTATGTGAAAAACATGGTTACAGGTGCTGCTCAAATGGACGGCGCTATCCTTGTAGTGGCTTCTACTGATGGTCCTATGCCACAAACCCGCGAGCACATCCTGTTGGCTCGTCAGGTAGGTGTACCTGCGTTAACTGTTTTCATGAACAAAGTTGACATGGTAGATGATCCTGAATTATTAGAACTTGTTGAGATGGAGATCCGCGAGTTGTTATCGTTCTATGATTTCCCTGGTGATGATATCCCTGTTATTCAAGGTTCTGCCCTTGGTGGTTTGAACGGCGAAACTAAATGGGTAGACAAGATCATGGAGCTTATGGATGCTGTAGATAACTACATCCCGATCCCTCCGCGTTTGACAGATCTTCCTTTCTTGATGCCTGTTGAAGACGTGTTCTCTATCACAGGTCGTGGTACTGTTGCTACAGGCCGTATAGAGCGTGGTGTTATCAACTCTGGCGATCCTGTTGATATTCTGGGTATGGGTGCAGAGAACTTAAAATCAACCGTTACAGGTGTTGAGATGTTCCGCAAGATCCTTGACCGTGGTGAAGCTGGTGACAACGTAGGTTTATTGTTACGTGGTATTGAAAAAGAAGCTATCCGTCGTGGTATGGTTATCTGCAAACCAGGTTCAGTAACCCCGCACACAGATTTTAAAGCAGAAGTTTACGTACTTTCTAAAGCAGAAGGTGGCCGTCATACTCCTTTCTTTAACCGTTACCGCCCGCAATTCTATTTCCGTACTACAGACGTTACAGGTGAGATCACTTTAGCAGACGGTGTAGAAATGGTTATGCCTGGTGACAACGTTACCATCACTGTAGCTTTGATCAACGCAATCGCGATGGAAAAAGGTCTTCGTTTCGCTATCCGCGAAGGTGGCCGTACAGTAGGTGCCGGTCAGGTAACTGAAATATTAAAATAA
- a CDS encoding HPF/RaiA family ribosome-associated protein: MKISVQSIHFTADRKLLDFIQKKADKLDLYYDKIISAEVYLRLENVEDEANKQVEFKCLIPGGQLFVKEQCKTFEECTDKAIESLRKQIERHKQKKAISDAKGTKAVLAESALDDDF; the protein is encoded by the coding sequence ATGAAAATCTCAGTGCAATCGATCCACTTTACAGCCGACAGAAAATTGTTGGATTTCATTCAGAAAAAAGCCGACAAGCTTGACCTTTATTACGACAAGATCATTAGCGCCGAAGTTTATCTGCGATTAGAAAATGTAGAAGACGAAGCCAACAAACAGGTTGAGTTTAAGTGCCTTATCCCCGGTGGGCAGTTGTTTGTAAAGGAGCAATGCAAAACTTTTGAAGAGTGTACAGACAAGGCAATTGAAAGTTTACGCAAGCAGATTGAACGCCATAAGCAGAAAAAGGCAATCAGCGATGCCAAAGGCACAAAAGCCGTATTGGCAGAATCTGCTTTAGATGACGATTTTTAA
- a CDS encoding tyrosine-type recombinase/integrase — MFSQRFISYLKHEKRYSPHTVTAYENDLAQFFAFLKSQDADKALTDITHHDIRAWMVQLVEDCGPRTVNRKVATLRKYFKFLLQENQITVNPASRVKTPKIAKQLPVVVEEAKLSRMLDNAETFTNDFKGLRDKLVIELLFGTGIRLAELLGIKETDYDARAGTIKVLGKRNKERIVPVNAQLQTLIADYLNVKKSENFSNNSLTMVVTNKGADAYPKLIYLIVRNYLSAISTQDKKSPHVLRHTFATALLNNGADLNAIKELLGHASLSATQVYTHNSAERLKSIYKLAHPKA, encoded by the coding sequence ATGTTTTCACAGCGTTTCATCTCCTATTTAAAACATGAAAAACGGTACTCGCCCCACACCGTTACTGCTTATGAAAATGACCTGGCGCAATTCTTTGCTTTCTTAAAAAGCCAGGACGCTGACAAAGCACTTACTGATATTACCCACCATGACATTCGCGCATGGATGGTGCAACTGGTAGAAGACTGCGGACCCCGCACCGTAAACCGTAAAGTTGCCACGCTGCGTAAATATTTTAAATTTCTGCTGCAGGAAAACCAGATCACGGTTAACCCGGCATCGCGCGTTAAAACACCCAAAATAGCCAAACAATTGCCTGTTGTGGTTGAGGAGGCCAAGCTAAGCCGCATGCTGGATAACGCCGAAACTTTTACAAATGATTTTAAGGGCCTGCGCGACAAGCTGGTAATAGAACTGTTGTTTGGTACCGGCATCCGTCTGGCCGAACTTTTAGGCATCAAAGAAACAGATTATGACGCCCGGGCGGGCACCATTAAGGTGTTGGGTAAGCGCAACAAGGAGCGAATTGTGCCTGTAAACGCACAACTGCAAACTTTGATTGCTGATTACCTGAATGTTAAGAAAAGTGAAAATTTTAGTAACAATTCTTTAACCATGGTCGTTACTAATAAGGGTGCAGATGCATACCCAAAATTGATCTACTTAATTGTGCGCAACTATCTGTCTGCCATATCAACCCAGGATAAAAAAAGCCCGCATGTGCTAAGGCACACGTTTGCTACGGCGCTATTAAATAATGGTGCCGATCTAAACGCTATTAAAGAACTGCTTGGCCATGCCAGCTTAAGTGCAACACAGGTTTACACGCACAATTCTGCAGAACGTTTAAAATCTATTTATAAACTGGCCCACCCAAAGGCCTAA
- the rpsU gene encoding 30S ribosomal protein S21, giving the protein MIIVNIKDGESLDKALKRFKKKFEKTGVLRELRSRQAFEKKSVSRRHEIKHAIYKQNMNLDQA; this is encoded by the coding sequence ATGATCATAGTTAACATTAAAGACGGCGAATCATTAGACAAAGCGTTAAAACGTTTTAAAAAGAAATTCGAGAAAACCGGTGTATTACGCGAACTACGCAGTCGCCAGGCATTCGAGAAGAAATCTGTATCCCGCCGCCACGAAATCAAGCACGCGATATACAAGCAAAACATGAATTTAGACCAGGCGTAA
- a CDS encoding DUF7710 domain-containing protein has protein sequence MIKTIWIFHEEAARFAGGVFETLEMAEDWIKKHQLSGLLTAYPLNKGVYDWALENGLFKIKKDNHRESKFIGGFTTAEQDHYHFENGSRE, from the coding sequence GTGATTAAAACTATTTGGATATTTCACGAAGAGGCCGCACGGTTTGCAGGAGGTGTATTTGAAACATTAGAAATGGCAGAAGACTGGATTAAAAAGCATCAGCTATCCGGATTGTTAACGGCCTACCCTTTAAATAAGGGTGTGTATGATTGGGCTTTAGAGAATGGTCTTTTCAAGATAAAAAAAGACAATCATCGCGAAAGCAAATTCATAGGAGGTTTTACAACAGCTGAGCAAGATCATTACCATTTCGAAAATGGCAGTAGAGAATAA
- a CDS encoding helix-turn-helix domain-containing protein gives MDKWKAERIIHEREIMGKSLRTLAKKYGVSPTTISRIVNKDKLNEKALRSSKKTVLPDDVSLLKAMLRTEQLKNELLNNIIDIADKELGTNIRKKSGTRQSE, from the coding sequence ATGGACAAATGGAAAGCGGAGCGTATCATACATGAGCGTGAGATCATGGGTAAGAGTTTGCGTACCTTAGCAAAAAAGTACGGCGTATCACCCACAACTATTTCCCGCATAGTGAACAAGGACAAGTTAAACGAAAAGGCATTGAGAAGTTCGAAGAAGACAGTTCTTCCCGATGATGTGTCTTTATTGAAAGCGATGTTACGGACAGAGCAGCTAAAGAATGAGCTGCTGAATAACATCATAGATATAGCAGATAAGGAGCTGGGTACCAACATCAGAAAAAAGTCTGGCACCAGGCAGTCGGAGTAA
- a CDS encoding IS3 family transposase, whose protein sequence is MQKRSRGLRELCRLLGYSSQAYYQHHRSTEMRTFKQEEIIQQVMAHRRRQPRLGARKLLELIRPGIGRDAFFELLRENGLLVRRKIYRTRTTFSCHRFKKYPDLTGGLVPAAPGRLWVSDITYIRVGQGFAYLSLVTDAYSRKIIGFCLSHDLSTGSCLTALEMALSQKQPDTPLIHHSDRGTQYCSGTYTALLIKEGIGISMTQSGNPRDNAIAERVNGILKLELLNEAYKNLSGATRAVRSAINTYNNLRPHSSIDMMTPQAAHRESGPLRRRWRNYYPNHQQITEQV, encoded by the coding sequence ATGCAAAAACGCAGCCGCGGGCTGCGCGAGTTATGCAGACTGCTTGGTTACAGTTCACAAGCCTATTACCAGCATCACCGGTCCACAGAAATGCGGACTTTTAAACAAGAAGAAATCATTCAGCAAGTAATGGCACACCGTCGCCGCCAGCCGCGGCTGGGTGCAAGGAAACTGCTTGAACTGATACGGCCCGGCATAGGGCGGGATGCATTCTTTGAGCTTTTGAGAGAAAACGGCTTGCTGGTGCGCAGGAAAATATACCGTACGCGTACCACCTTTTCCTGCCACCGCTTTAAGAAATACCCCGACCTGACGGGCGGCCTGGTGCCTGCAGCGCCGGGGCGGCTGTGGGTGAGCGATATCACTTACATCCGCGTGGGGCAGGGCTTTGCTTACCTGAGCCTGGTCACGGATGCTTACAGCCGAAAGATCATTGGCTTCTGTCTGAGCCATGATCTTTCTACCGGCAGCTGCCTTACAGCACTTGAAATGGCCTTATCACAAAAGCAACCCGACACCCCGCTGATCCATCATTCGGATCGCGGCACGCAATATTGCAGCGGTACCTATACAGCACTTTTGATCAAAGAAGGCATTGGTATCAGTATGACCCAAAGCGGGAACCCGCGTGATAATGCCATTGCAGAACGTGTAAACGGTATACTTAAACTTGAACTGTTAAATGAGGCTTACAAAAACCTGAGCGGTGCAACACGTGCGGTACGCAGCGCTATAAATACTTACAACAACTTAAGGCCGCACAGCAGTATAGATATGATGACACCACAGGCAGCACACCGGGAATCCGGACCCCTCAGGCGGCGATGGCGAAACTATTATCCCAATCATCAACAAATAACAGAGCAAGTGTAA
- a CDS encoding adenine phosphoribosyltransferase, which produces MIADQIKAVIRDIPDFPKPGIIFKDITPILKEPKLCEDIVDAFIGQLQGTRVDVVAGVESRGFLFGLTLANKLGVPFVPVRKAGKLPYSVKQKVYELEYGSATIELHTDAFEPGQHVLIHDDLLATGGTVTAASELIHEMGGVVAGYSFVVGLNFLNGKEKITPVSDNIIVLAEY; this is translated from the coding sequence ATGATAGCAGACCAGATCAAAGCCGTAATAAGGGATATTCCCGACTTCCCGAAACCGGGTATCATATTTAAAGACATTACACCTATATTAAAGGAACCTAAACTTTGCGAAGACATTGTCGACGCGTTTATAGGTCAATTGCAAGGCACCCGTGTTGATGTTGTGGCAGGGGTAGAGAGCCGCGGCTTTTTATTTGGGCTGACCTTAGCCAATAAACTAGGGGTTCCGTTTGTACCCGTACGCAAAGCGGGCAAATTGCCTTATTCTGTCAAGCAGAAGGTTTACGAACTCGAATACGGCTCGGCTACTATAGAACTGCATACCGACGCCTTTGAACCCGGCCAGCATGTATTGATACATGACGATCTATTGGCTACAGGCGGTACTGTTACCGCTGCCAGCGAACTGATACACGAAATGGGTGGGGTAGTGGCCGGCTATTCTTTTGTTGTTGGCTTGAACTTTTTAAATGGCAAAGAAAAGATCACACCTGTAAGCGATAATATTATCGTACTGGCAGAATATTAG